The genomic interval GACACCGAACGATCTTCTGACCTCGCTCCGGCCCCTGCTGGCCGCCGAGTGCGCGGCGGAGGCACCGGCCGCGGGCGTCGAGGCCGCTGACCTCGAACAGGCTGTCTGGGTGCGGGTGCTGAGCGACAGCCGCCCGCAGTGCGGCCGCCCGGCCGCGTCCGCCGCCCGGTTACGCGCGGCGGTACGGGCCGAGGCCCGCTCCGCCCGCCGCCGGGCGCGCCGCGAGGTGCTCTACGACCCGACCCACTCCGAACCCTCCGGCGGCCCGGAGTCGGGGGTCGAACACGCGGTGCTGGCCGCCGAGGAGGGCCGGGTGCTCCGCGCGGCCGTGCGCCGGCTGCCCGGCCGCTGCCCCCGGCTGCTCGGCGCGCTGCTTTCCCGCCACGACCCGACCTACCGGGAAATCGCAGGCGAGTTGGGAATGTCACAAGGATCTTTGGGGCCGGTGCGTTCCCGTTGCCTTGGTTGCTTGCGCAGAATGCTCACGGCGGAGGTTGCGGCTCCTGGACGTTGGGGAAAGGAGCGGTAGACGACCGGCGCCATGGAGGCGACGCGCATCCGCGCCGGCTCCTGTCAGGGCGGACCGAACCGAAAAGGGGAGGCGTGCGCACATGGGCATGAGCGTGACCCTCGCTGCGGCGACCGAGGACGACGCCGAGCGGATCCTCAAACTCCAGTACCTCTGCTTCCAGGAAGAGGCCGAGCTCTACGGCGACTACTCCCTCGAACCCCTCACCCAGAGCCTCGCCGCGCTGCGGACGGAGCTCGCCGCCGGTCTGGTGCTCGTCGCCCGGCTCGGCGACGAGGTCGTCGGCTCGGCGCGCGGCACGGTGGGCGAGGACGGCACGGCCCTGATCTCCGGGCTGATGGTGCACCCGCGGATGCAGCGGCACGGCCTGGGCGGGCGCCTGCTCGCGGCCATCGAGGAACGCCTGGCCGCGGAGCGGTCGGCGGACCGGTACCGGCTGGCGACGGGGCACCGGAACGAGCGGACGCTGCGGCTGTACCGGGGGTGGGGGTACGAGCGGGTGGCGGTGGAGCGGGTCACGGGGAAGCGGTCCGTGGTCACGCTGGAGAAGGTGGCGGTGCCGGCGAAGGAGCCGGCGCGGGTCTAGGCGCCGGGGCCCCGCCCCGGACCCCGGTCCCCGGGTGCCGGACGGGCTGGGATCAGCCCGTCCCGCCAGGGACGCCCCGCCGCAGCCACACCATCGCCGTCACCGGCAGGATCACCGGGATGAAGAGGTAGCCCATCCCGTAGTCGGACCACACCGTCGCGTCGGGGAAGGCCGACGGCGCGACGAGGGTCCAGGTGCCGACGACGAGGACGCCGGCCAGCTCGGCGGCGCAGCAGACCAGCGCCGCCTTGCGGGCGGCCGGCCCGCCGCGGACCAGGGAGTAGGTGATGAAGGCGTACACCACGGCGGCGATCGCCGACAGGACGTACGCCAGGGGGGCCCGGCCGAAGTCCATGAGCATCTGGACGACCGAGCGGGACGCCGCGGCCACGGTGAACACGCCGTAGAGCCAGACCAGCAGCCGCCCCGGCCCCTGGCCGAGGTCGAAGCCGGGCTTCTCTTCCGTCACGGGTCCGGACACGGTCAGCCTCCCCAGATGTCGTAGAGCCGTACTTCGAGCACGGCCAGGATGACGGCGCCCGCCGCCACGGTGGCCGAGCCCCAGCGGGTCCGCTCCGCGAGCGACATGAAGCCGGCGGCCGGGACGGCCGCGGCCGAGCCCAGCAGATAGGCGACGAAGATCGCGGTGCCCTGCGCGGGCCGGTCGCCGCCGCCGAGCCGGACGACGCCGATGACGAGCTGGACCAGGGCCAGGACCGACACCACGGCCATGCCGATGAAGTGCCAGTCCTTGGTCGGCTGGTCGCGCGAGAAGGCGAAGCCGCACCAGGCGGCCAGCGCGAGGGCGGTCAGACCGACCGCGAGCGTCAGCGCGTCGATCACCGTGGCCCCCGCGCGGCGTGGGCGTGCGGATGGGGCTTGACAAGCATGGGACGACTTTAATGGCCCGGGGGTCCCGCCCCGCGCGCGGCCCCGGCCCGGGCGCGCGCGGGCGTGGTCTTGGCCACAACGAGCCGGTCCGGCGGCCGGTCCGCGGCCCGTGGGCAGCGCCCTTCCGGTCCTGTTCCCGCAGGCCGGAGCGGTCCCTCAAGATCATTGACGGTGGCCGCCCGATGTCCACGAAGTGATCAAGCCTGTCCGCTATTCGGACAGGCTTGGCCGAGCCGCACATCCGTCTGTTTTACTTTCCCGCATGACCACGACGAGCACCCGCACTCTTGCGACCGAGGCGATGACGACGCCCGGTGCTGCTCGTTGCATGTGTCGAATGTGTGACTGCTGAGGGCCCCCGATCCGTGCCTCGCGCCCCGAAGCGAGACCCGTAGAGCCCCCGCCACCGGTCCCACCCGGACCGGACGGGTCGCTCCGCCCCCGCGTCACCCCTGACCCCGAGAAGCCGCGCCACGCGCCGCCGGGGCTCACCGATGCCGCGTTCCGCAATGCATGCCCGTGCCGGCACCCCACCGCCGCGCACTCGACAGTGACGGAAACCCCTGTGATCACCACTACGGGCCTGACAAAGGTCTACCGCTCACGCGGCCGCGAGGTCACCGCCCTCGACGGCGTCGACCTCCATGTGCGCGAGGGCGAGGTGTACGGCGTCGTCGGCCAGAGCGGCGCCGGCAAGTCGACCCTCATCCGCTGCGTCAACCTCCTGGAGCGCCCCAGCTCCGGCACGGTCACCGTGAACGGCCAGGACCTCACGGCCCTCGCCGGACGCAGCCCCCGCGCCAACGCGGCGCTGCGCAAGGCACGCAGCCACATCGGCATGGTCTTCCAGCACTTCAACCTGCTCTCCTCGCGCACCGTGCAGGCCAACGTCGAGCTGCCGCTGGAGATCCTCGGCGTCTCCGGCAAGGAGCGCGAGCGCAAGGCGCTCGAACTCCTGGACCTCGTCGGCCTCGCCGACAAGGCCAAGGCCTACCCCGCCCAGCTCTCCGGCGGCCAGAAGCAGCGCGTGGGCATCGCCCGCGCCCTGGCCGGCGACCCCAAGGTGCTGCTCTCCGACGAGTCGACGTCCGCGCTCGACCCGGAGAC from Streptomyces albireticuli carries:
- a CDS encoding sigma-70 family RNA polymerase sigma factor, producing the protein MTPNDLLTSLRPLLAAECAAEAPAAGVEAADLEQAVWVRVLSDSRPQCGRPAASAARLRAAVRAEARSARRRARREVLYDPTHSEPSGGPESGVEHAVLAAEEGRVLRAAVRRLPGRCPRLLGALLSRHDPTYREIAGELGMSQGSLGPVRSRCLGCLRRMLTAEVAAPGRWGKER
- a CDS encoding GNAT family N-acetyltransferase, which gives rise to MGMSVTLAAATEDDAERILKLQYLCFQEEAELYGDYSLEPLTQSLAALRTELAAGLVLVARLGDEVVGSARGTVGEDGTALISGLMVHPRMQRHGLGGRLLAAIEERLAAERSADRYRLATGHRNERTLRLYRGWGYERVAVERVTGKRSVVTLEKVAVPAKEPARV
- a CDS encoding methionine ABC transporter ATP-binding protein, whose product is MITTTGLTKVYRSRGREVTALDGVDLHVREGEVYGVVGQSGAGKSTLIRCVNLLERPSSGTVTVNGQDLTALAGRSPRANAALRKARSHIGMVFQHFNLLSSRTVQANVELPLEILGVSGKERERKALELLDLVGLADKAKAYPAQLSGGQKQRVGIARALAGDPKVLLSDESTSALDPETTRSILQLLRDLNQQLGLTVLLITHEMDVVKTICDSAALMKGGRVVESGTVSELLATPGSELAAELFPVGGEPSGADRTVVDVTFHGEAATQPVISQLSRTYNIDISILGAAMDTVAGKQIGRMRIELPGRFEENVVPIGFLREQGLQVDVADVAYPAPADAALLKEGAK